GGAATGTTATTAGAATGTACACCTCTTACAATACTGACAATGCTAGAAAAAGCGATTCCATATTCCTTTAGTAATAGTATTCTAAAATCTGTTAATTTAGGTAATAGAGCTACTAATGTTTTAGCTCTTGTATTGCGGCAAGGTAAGAGACTAGAAATACTAGCTGCTTGAATATTACCATGTTGTATCAGCATTTTAACATGGCCTATGCTTGTATAGCAATCACCTGTCTTAGCAAATAGCAAATCCAAATCTTTCTTACAATAACTATAAGTTTTAAGAATATTTCCAATATATTTCTTAACTGCTGGAACTTCTTCCAGAATGTTTTTTACCTCAGCATTTTGATTAAGATATTCTTCTAAATTATACTTATTGGCTGGTGTTTTATGTTTTTTAGGTCTCAAGTTGTTAATCTTTTGTAAGTTTATTTAAAACTTTCTAAAATAAGGACAAATCATTAAAAACTGTAGTTATAAATATTAAAATTAGATTAACAGCAAATTGTTTTATTCTTTTCGATTAATTCTAATTGTTATATTGTATACTTAATGAAAAATTTTATGCTAATATATAGGATACAAGCAATATCGTCAACTTTAAGTAGAGCTAAATATTATATCTCTAGTAAAAATTTTCCATTTGATATTACAGATCTTTGAAAACAATAACTTTCGATAGGCTATAAGCAATGATATAAAGTTATCAGGAAAGCATAATACAAGAAATCCATGTGCTACGTTGGATGTAGCAGGTAATGGAAACTGGAATAACTAAACTATAGAGCATCTTCACTCAACCATACCTTACCTTTTGAAAGAAAAACGCTCTTGCGTTTACCTGCACGATTATCGAACCAGGGTATATACAGTCTATTTTTTCTATCAAGTTTTGATTAAAAATATTAAATTTTAGTTGCAAGATTTTAAGAAAACAGTATTTATGTAAAAGTTAGTTTGAATTTTTTACATAAAAATTCACATACTGTTGTAACTGGAAGCAAGAGAATATAATGGATAAAACTTCAAGACAGCAAGCACAAGAGTACAAAAAGCTATATGCTACTGGTGTTAAGAAGAAAGATTTAGATAAAATACAAACAGTTTCTACTGAGCTTGCAACTTACTTGCTATTTTATGCAATTATTAAAGACGATTTCCACCTAGTTTAAATTTTTGGTTAAAAGTGGAGCAAAAATAGATATAGTAGATGCATTTGGTAATTTACCTATACATTATTTTAGTAATAACTTACGTATACTCAAGTATATAATTAAAAAGGCTAAGAACTCTATAAACGAGCAAAATAGCCTAGGGCAAACTATTCTGCATATTGCACTAAGGAAAATAACTATAAAGCAGTAAAATATTTATTGCAATCTGGAAAAATATTAATGATAATTATATTACTAAAGTAAATAAGGAAATAAAAAAAGTTAATTTTTCTTAACCTATAAGCTATATACAAAGTGCCATTAAGTTTACATTTATCTATTAGTTGAGTTGTAAGTTTAACTGTATTTGTGTTTATATTATTTGTCAATATTTCATTAATAACTGAAAAACAGAGCTGAAAATAAGAAGCATTTAAATTTAAAAGTTGAGCGTTGATTTTTAATTCAGAGATGAAGCATGTAATTAACTAAAAATTGCGTGACTAAGAATTGAAGAATAATTTTATAATAAATTAAATGTTACTCAATTATTACAAAATCATTTGAATGTTAAAAAAAATCATACTACAAATTGGAAATTTAACGAATTATTGACTATTTATAAGTTATCATTTTTAGTTATTCATATAATGAGGGTGATTATACATGTCTATTATATTGTTATTTACTAAAGCAGTACTAAATAAAATGGTAATTCCAAAGGAAGGAAGATATATACTGAAAGATCTAAAGAAAAGAGGATTAATTTTAATTGTATCATATGGAGGAAGTATGACATTTTATCTAGAAAAAAAGATAAAAAATGTATCAGTAAGGATCAAAACAGGAGGTTTTCCAGATTTATCGATTGCATATGCTAGAAAAAAGCGCTAGAATTGAAAGGTGAGATTGCTAAAGGAATAAACCCAGTGGAAGAAAGACGTAAGGAAAGTAGAGAACTAAAACAAAAAATAGATAAACAAATCACATTTGAAAAAGCTTATGAAAGATATATTAATGAGCATAGTAAGATCAATAATAAAAAAAGCGGCATGGGACAGCA
This genomic interval from Orientia tsutsugamushi contains the following:
- a CDS encoding ankyrin repeat domain-containing protein — encoded protein: MVKSGAKIDIVDAFGNLPIHYFSNNLRILKYIIKKAKNSINEQNSLGQTILHIALRKITIKQ
- a CDS encoding DUF4102 domain-containing protein, with the translated sequence MSIILLFTKAVLNKMVIPKEGRYILKDLKKRGLILIVSYGGSMTFYLEKKIKNVSVRIKTGGFPDLSIAYARKKR